From Meiothermus sp. QL-1, the proteins below share one genomic window:
- a CDS encoding acyl-CoA dehydrogenase family protein, whose translation MRHAHLEWPFFEPHHQELALAVEAWARQHLRHLPEASLDEQCRWLVGALGEAGWTRYAVGGLQYGGAHEQIDTRALCLIRETLAYHQGLADFAFALQGLGSGAISLYGSEAQKARYLPPVARGEWIPAFALSEPEAGSDVGALTTEARWEDGFYVLNGQKTWISNGGIADFYVVFARQPESTGPRGISAFVVEAKTPGLEVVERLEVIAPHPLATLRFRGCRVPQSQRLGQEGEGFKIAMQTLDVFRTSVAAAALGFARRALDEALHRTTQRRLFGQRLADFQLTQATLAGMATRIDAAALLTYRAAWLRDRGRRVTREAAMAKLAATEEAQRVIDAAVQLWGGLGVRRGQVVEALYREIRALRIYEGASEVQQLIIARELLKAYQEEVGHR comes from the coding sequence ATGAGGCACGCGCATCTGGAATGGCCCTTTTTCGAGCCCCACCACCAGGAGCTGGCCCTGGCGGTGGAGGCCTGGGCCCGGCAGCACCTGAGGCACCTACCCGAGGCCAGCCTGGACGAGCAGTGCCGCTGGCTGGTGGGGGCGTTGGGCGAGGCGGGCTGGACCCGCTACGCGGTGGGGGGCCTCCAGTACGGCGGGGCCCACGAGCAAATCGATACCCGGGCCCTCTGCCTCATCCGCGAGACCCTGGCCTACCACCAGGGCCTGGCCGACTTCGCCTTCGCCCTGCAGGGCCTGGGCTCCGGGGCCATCAGCCTCTACGGCAGCGAGGCGCAGAAGGCCCGCTACCTGCCCCCGGTGGCGCGGGGGGAGTGGATCCCCGCCTTCGCCCTCTCCGAACCTGAGGCCGGCTCGGACGTGGGCGCCCTGACCACCGAGGCCCGCTGGGAGGACGGGTTTTACGTGCTGAACGGGCAGAAGACCTGGATCTCGAACGGGGGAATCGCCGACTTCTACGTGGTCTTCGCCCGACAGCCGGAGAGCACGGGCCCCAGGGGCATCTCGGCCTTCGTGGTGGAGGCCAAAACCCCGGGGCTGGAGGTGGTGGAGCGGCTCGAGGTCATCGCCCCCCACCCCCTGGCCACCCTGCGCTTCCGCGGGTGCAGAGTCCCCCAAAGCCAGCGCCTGGGCCAGGAGGGGGAGGGCTTCAAGATCGCCATGCAGACCCTGGACGTCTTCCGCACCTCGGTGGCCGCCGCAGCTTTGGGCTTCGCCAGGCGCGCGCTGGACGAGGCCCTACACCGCACCACCCAGCGCAGGCTTTTCGGCCAGCGCCTGGCCGACTTCCAGCTTACCCAGGCCACCCTGGCCGGGATGGCCACCCGGATCGACGCCGCCGCCCTCCTCACCTACCGCGCCGCCTGGCTGCGCGACCGAGGCCGGCGGGTTACCAGGGAAGCGGCCATGGCCAAACTGGCCGCCACCGAGGAGGCCCAGCGGGTGATCGACGCCGCGGTCCAGCTATGGGGCGGGCTTGGGGTGCGGCGGGGCCAGGTGGTGGAGGCCCTGTACCGCGAGATTCGCGCCTTGCGCATCTACGAAGGGGCCAGCGAGGTGCAGCAGCTCATCATCGCACGGGAGCTGCTCAAAGCCTACCAGGAGGAGGTCGGACACCGATAA